Sequence from the Heptranchias perlo isolate sHepPer1 chromosome 28, sHepPer1.hap1, whole genome shotgun sequence genome:
cccagggtcagtgtccccacccccgggggacgggaggcagagtctcccccagggtcagtgtccccaccccccaggGGGATGGGAGGCAgcgtctcccccagggtcagtgtccccaccccccagggtcagtgtccccacccccgggggacgggaggcagagtctcccccagggtcagtgtccccaccccccaggGGGATGGGAGGCAgcgtctcccccagggtcagtgtccccaccccccagggtcagtgtccccacccccgggggacgggaggcagagtctcccccagggtcagtgtccccacccccgggggacgggaggcagagtctcccccagggtcagtgtccccacccccgggggatgggaggcagcgtctcccccagggtcagtgtcccctcccccagcgtcagtgtccccacccctcgggggatgggaggcagagtctcccccagggtcagtgtccccaccccccgggggatgggagacagactctcccccagggtcagtgtcctcaccccccgggggatgggaggcagagtctcccccagggtcagtgtcctcaccccccgggggatgggaggcagagtctcccccagggtcagtgtccccacccccggggattgggaggcagagtctcccccagggtcagtgtccccacccccgggggacgggaggcagagtctcccccagggtcagtgtccccaccccccaggGGGATGGGAGGCAgcgtctcccccagggtcagtgtccccaccccccagggtcagtgtccccacccccgggggacgggaggcagagtctcccccagggtcagtgtccccaccccccaggGGGATGGGAGGCAgcgtctcccccagggtcagtgtccccaccccccagggtcagtgtccccacccccgggggacgggaggcagagtctcccccagggtcagtgtccccacccccgggggacgggaggcagagtctcccccagggtcagtgtccccaccccccagggtcagtgtccccacccccgggggacgggaggcagagtctcccccagggtcagtgtccccacccccgggggacgggaggcagagtctcccccagggtcagtgtccccacccccgggggacgggaggcagagtctcccccagggtcagtgtccccaccccccgggggttTTCTCTGTTGCCAAACAGGAATCCTCGGCCAGCGCATGCGCCCTCCGGTGTGCGTCGCACGCTGACGTCAGTGAACAGGCGCGGGGCGGCGGGCTGGTGACGTCATCTCGCTGCGACGGCGGAtccaagatggaggaggaggtgaagggagcGCGGCCGAGGAAAGCCGCCCAGCCGCTGGTCATCCCGCGGAGCGCGGCCGAGGAACAGCGTCTGAAGCTGGAGCGGTTAATGAGAAACCCCGTGAGTCAAAACAGCCGGGCCCCGGGAACAGGAGGCAGGAGACTGAATACCGGGGCAGCGGTCCGGTGCTGCagctggcctcagtgccccaggcTGGCcctgggggggtgggagtgggaggtggGAGTGGGAGGTGTTCCCAGTCTCGGTTCCTATCCAGTGGACCCTGGTATAATCGTGCACAGGTGGTGAGGCCGGGATTGGGATTAGCTGTGATACACCCCATGGTCGAATAACTCGGTCAGGGGCAGGTATCCCTTTCACCCCaattagagagggggcaaaacttgacctcctcttgggaaataaggaagggcaggtgacagaagtgttagtgagggatcactttgggaccagtgatcataattccattagttttaagatagctatggagaaggataggtctggcccaaaagttaaaattctaaattggggaaaggccaattttgatggtattagacaggaactttcagaagttgattgggagagtctgttggcaggcaaagggacgtctggtatgtgggaggccttcaaaaatgtgttaaccagggttcagggtaagcacattccttataaagtgaagggcaaggctggtagaagtagggagccttggatgactcgggagattgaggcactagtcaaaaagaagaaggaggcatatgacatgcatagacagctgggatcaagtggatcccttgaagagtatagagattgccggagtagagttaagagagaaatcaggagggcaaaaaggggatatgagattgctttggcagataaggcaaaggtgaatccaaagagcttctacaaatacataaagggcaaaagggtaactagggagagagtagggcctcttaaggatcaacaaggtcatctatgtgcggaaccacaagaaatgggtgagatcctgaatgaatatttcacatcggtatttacggttgagaaaggcatggatgttagggaacttggggaaataaatagtgatgtcttgaggagtgtacatattacagagagggaggtgctggaagtcttaacgcgcatcaaggtagataaatctccgggacctgatgaaatgtatcccaggacgttatgggaggttagggaggaaattgcgggtccccaagcagagatatttgaatcatccaccgctacaggtgaggtgcctgaagattggagggtagcaaatgttgtgcctttgtttaagaagggcggcagggaaaagcctgggaactacagaccagtgagcctgacatctgtagtgggtaagttgttagagggtattctgagagacaggatctacgcgcatttggagaggcagggactaattaggaacagtcagcatggttttgtgagaggaaaatcatgtctcacaaatttgattgagttttttgaaggggtaaccaagaagatagatgagggctgtgcagtagacgtggtctacatggacttcagcaaagcatttgacaaggtactgcatggtaggttgttacataaggttaaatctcatgggatccaaggtgaggtagccaattggatacaaaattggcttgacgacagaagacagagggtggttgtagagggttgtttttcaaactggatgcctgtgtccagcggtgtgcctcagggatcggtgctgggtccgctgttatttgttatttatattaatgatttggatgagaatttaggaggcatggttagtaagtttgcagatgacaccaagattggtggcattgtggacagtgaagaaggttatctaggattgcaacgggatcttgatcaattgggccagtgggccgatgaatggcagatggagtttaatttagataaatgtgaggtgatgcattttggtagatcgaatcgggccaggacctactccgttaatggtagggcgttggggagagttatagaacaaagagatctaggagtacagattcatagctccttgaaagtggagtcacaggtggatagggtggtgaagaaggcattcagcatgcttggtttcattggtcagaacattgaatgcaggagttgggatgtcttgttgaagttgtacagggcattggtgaggccacacttggagtactgtgtacagttctggtcaccctattatagaaaggatattattaaactagaaagagtgcagaaaagatttactaggatgctaccgggacttgatggtttgacttacagggagaggttagacagactgggacttttttccctggagagtaggaggttaaggggtgatcttatagaagtctataaaataatgagaggcatagataaggtcgatagtcaaaatcttttcccaaaggtaggggagtctataacgagggggcatagatttaaggtgagaggggagagatacaaaagggtccagaggggcaattttttcactcaaagggtggtgagtgtctggaacgagctgccagaggcagtagtagaggcgggtacaattttgtcttttaaaaagcatttggacagttacatgggtaagatgggtatagagggatatgggccaagtgcaggcaattgggactagcttagtggtataaactgggcgacatggacatgttgggccgaagggcctgtttccatgttgtaacttctatgattctcagTATTGTTGCCTTAAATAAAATCACTATCTTACAATGTAACTTTTAAAGCCAGTCATCAATTGCAGACTAATCCACTGATGAGGTATTGATGGAGATCTGCCGTATCTGCGTGAAATTTGTAATTCAGGGTGAGATGTGGTAAAGGTGTGTATCCGGTTTTTCATCATTTTCAGACTCTTGTAACCCATTACTAACGAATAACTAAGCAGCAGGAGCCAGGAATGCTGATCAAATTAATAAACCCAGTGCCCATCACAGTAATATCACATCCATTTTGTGCTGACATTTGGCAGTTTAAAAACTAAGTGCTGTTACCTTCTACTCACTCCACTTTTCCCCAATATGTTGCTGAATTGATCACTGAACATTCTGATTCTAACTGTTATTTATGCCTATTTGTGCTTCACGTGGGTTTTCTGTGTGTTCGGTATGGTTCTCCAAGATGTGATTATGTAGAAAGGATTTCACATTAGCATTTGTTGTTCTGTATTTGTAAATTTTCAGTGGTTGTTTACTTCTGGATCATCCAGAATAACTTTATTTAAAAACTATCAAGCTTTAGTATAATTCTTTTGAAACCCCTTCCTTTTTAATATGCCAGTTGTAGATGGGATACTTTTTAGATTGGATAGACACACACCTATGTTTTATAGTATTGAGGCACTCTGGTCAATTTGGAATGTTCTGAATTTATTAAAGATTTCCCCCAATTTCTCCCTGTAGGAGAAACAAGTTCCAATCTCTGAGAAACCCAAGGAATGGGCTCCACGGCCTCCACCAGAATTTGTTCGCGATGTTATGGGTAAGTGTTATTTTTATGTTGGAAAACCTGCTACTAGAAGGGCAGATATGTATGTGATCTGAGGTGCCTCCCCCcattttccttcccttccccccccccccccttcccccccatcgGTTATTGGTTACTGATGGTTATAAATTTGCCATCGTTCTTCTGATCCCAGCAGTGGAGACAATACTTTTTTTTCTGTGGTTGCTTCCAGTGAAAGAGAAATGAAATGTAAATGGAAAATTGGAGATTGGACTGACTAAAATCCTTGAGCTTCTTCCCTCATCCTATTTGAATACATAGCCGAACTTTTGTCCTCTGAACGCAGAACCCCTGTTGTGACAAGGAGGAGAGGAATCTTCTATTTTTTTTTGAATGGGGTGCAAAACCTAGGCAAGCATCTAACTGGCTTTATAGATGTGTTTCTAATAGCTAGGAATTCAGGAGGTTGCCACTGCCCTTCACCCATCTGCAATTAGATATTAGTAATGAGATTGAAATATTTCAGATTTATTCCATAACCTGTTTTCAGTAAATTCCTAAGCTGAGAGGCTGTGCATTTTATTTCCTGGAGGGGTCCAGCTGCAGCAAAATAGCTGAAACCATTTGGGACAGTATGAGCAGTTGCTATTTCAGTCCTTCCACCTGACAATCTGCCGTGCAGTCTGCTGAATGCATTGAGTGTAGCCAGGCCCTACTTCATCATTTTTTCTCTGGACGTTGCTACAAGTGACAGTGTGGTGCTGTTTGATATCTGGTTGACAGTCCATTACATCAGTCTTAAGTAGGAGTTCTTCAGCAAATCAGAAACTCAGCCCTCATAAGGCCCCCTTTTTCACACGCTGAATGCTAAtcattctcctcttcactgcaccTTTCCTTTCCCCCCACAATGAGTGTCATAATTGTGCTATGATAACAGGATCGAGTGCCGGTGCGGGCAGTGGAGAGTTCCACGTCTACAGACACTTACGCCGAAGGGAGTACATGAGGGAGGAATTCATGGAAAAGCATGCAGCGCAGGTGTGTATAGCTGCATGAATCACATGTTCCTTCTCAACACTTCAAGTAAAAGGATTGCAGGGAGCTCAAAATCCAAGCATGAGTGAAGCTCACAGTT
This genomic interval carries:
- the prkrip1 gene encoding PRKR-interacting protein 1 homolog; translated protein: MEEEVKGARPRKAAQPLVIPRSAAEEQRLKLERLMRNPEKQVPISEKPKEWAPRPPPEFVRDVMGSSAGAGSGEFHVYRHLRRREYMREEFMEKHAAQQRLGDEFQKKLDMNRRVAEERTEKRRKKRQKLKEKKILAKKAKKQLTKAADGADEMSSSEEEEETKSPKQTVDDSEEPSFMMGGR